A part of Myxococcales bacterium genomic DNA contains:
- a CDS encoding S1 family peptidase, whose product MRFGPWLGLLGSCAALAFALAVARPTAAQTLRPAVVGGAPSPVDRDAAVLLVYRAPSGEFAYTCSAALVAPNLVVTARHCVSAIDDYNVACEADGRQASGSAVGVDRSAERFEVYAGAARPLPSTPSAAKGKSIHHDGANSLCGHDLAFIVLERDVPAARVVPIRMEGPVSVGERFTAVGYGVTKTAAEPSARQERSAVAIRQVGPFEGADREPPVAPRDFLVGESFCQGDSGGPAISDATGALIGIATRVTNLDASATAPWDLCVESARAPRVYAYYTQMGAFASLTRSAFAAAGREPWLEGRSQPGYPADEDGCRVGPAHGGKAPGALLLVVAMLLGRRFSCTARRSLPWRIGKRR is encoded by the coding sequence ATGCGCTTTGGCCCGTGGCTAGGCCTGCTTGGTTCATGCGCGGCGCTGGCGTTCGCATTGGCGGTGGCGCGGCCCACGGCCGCTCAAACGCTCCGGCCAGCGGTCGTCGGGGGGGCGCCTTCGCCCGTCGATCGCGATGCCGCCGTACTCCTCGTCTATCGCGCACCCAGCGGCGAGTTTGCCTACACGTGCAGCGCGGCGCTCGTCGCGCCGAACCTCGTCGTGACGGCGCGTCACTGCGTGTCGGCCATCGACGACTACAACGTGGCCTGCGAGGCCGACGGCCGGCAGGCGAGCGGCAGCGCCGTGGGCGTCGATCGAAGCGCCGAGCGCTTCGAGGTCTACGCGGGCGCGGCGCGGCCCCTGCCGTCGACGCCTTCCGCGGCGAAGGGAAAGTCCATCCATCACGATGGCGCGAACTCCCTCTGCGGCCACGACCTCGCGTTCATCGTCCTTGAGCGCGACGTGCCCGCTGCGCGCGTCGTTCCAATCCGCATGGAGGGGCCGGTCAGCGTTGGGGAGCGCTTCACGGCGGTGGGCTACGGCGTCACCAAGACCGCGGCCGAGCCGTCGGCGAGGCAGGAGCGGTCGGCCGTTGCGATCCGCCAGGTCGGGCCCTTCGAAGGTGCCGATCGCGAGCCGCCCGTTGCGCCGCGCGACTTCCTTGTGGGTGAGTCGTTCTGCCAAGGGGACAGCGGCGGCCCCGCCATCTCGGACGCGACGGGCGCGCTCATCGGCATCGCGACGCGCGTGACGAACCTCGACGCGTCGGCGACGGCTCCTTGGGACTTGTGCGTCGAATCGGCGCGCGCGCCGCGTGTGTATGCGTACTACACGCAAATGGGGGCGTTCGCCTCGCTGACCCGTAGCGCCTTCGCCGCTGCCGGTCGCGAGCCGTGGCTCGAAGGTCGCTCCCAGCCTGGCTATCCGGCCGACGAAGACGGGTGTCGCGTGGGGCCTGCGCACGGCGGCAAGGCGCCGGGCGCGCTCCTTCTGGTCGTGGCGATGCTCCTCGGGCGGCGCTTCAGTTGCACTGCGCGCCGCAGCTTGCCGTGGCGCATTGGTAAACGGCGCTGA
- a CDS encoding sigma 54-dependent Fis family transcriptional regulator, whose amino-acid sequence MSDRQTAAVTRNETWVTPDGAALLVLSGGAKGRSIPLPGEPGEAIRVGNGPDNDLVLPDATVSRTHFSVERTAQGLLLKDAASTNGVRVSDIAVKEAVLEPGMRITAGDVALMVTVEAKGAVVPPSSEDTFGFTRGGSLAMRRIFGILERASGATVPVLLTGETGTGKGSLARSVHERSPRKAGPFEVVDCGALQVAASPEAELFGQDGGAPGALERAFGGTILLDDVDELPLSIQAALAQALDTGTLRRTGSSTAVPLNVRVIAATSKDLREESSAGRFREDLYFRLAVVTVPVPPLRARLDDLPLLVQLLLPKASDGAPMRVSADATRELKGYDWPGNVRELRNVLERTVALARASGETDIKGFYLKATRARHEGGLLEFEVGVSYRDARARIESSFEAAFVRWIHDLHRGNVSAAARAAKMDRKYLAELIRKHGIR is encoded by the coding sequence ATGAGCGACCGACAAACGGCGGCAGTCACGCGCAACGAGACCTGGGTCACGCCCGACGGCGCCGCTCTGTTGGTCCTCTCAGGCGGCGCGAAGGGCCGCTCGATTCCTTTGCCAGGCGAACCGGGCGAAGCCATTCGCGTGGGCAATGGTCCGGACAATGACCTCGTGCTCCCCGACGCGACCGTTTCGCGCACCCACTTCAGCGTCGAGCGCACAGCGCAGGGACTCTTGCTCAAGGACGCAGCGAGCACCAACGGCGTGCGCGTCTCCGACATCGCCGTCAAGGAGGCCGTGCTCGAGCCCGGCATGCGCATCACGGCCGGCGACGTTGCGCTCATGGTGACGGTGGAAGCCAAGGGAGCCGTCGTCCCCCCGAGCAGCGAGGACACCTTCGGGTTCACGCGCGGCGGAAGTCTCGCGATGCGACGCATCTTCGGCATCCTCGAGCGCGCTTCGGGGGCGACCGTTCCGGTGCTGCTCACCGGCGAGACGGGAACCGGCAAGGGCTCGCTGGCACGCTCCGTTCATGAGCGCAGTCCTCGCAAGGCGGGGCCCTTTGAGGTCGTCGACTGCGGCGCGCTTCAAGTTGCCGCGTCCCCGGAGGCCGAGCTCTTTGGGCAGGATGGAGGCGCACCCGGTGCCCTCGAGCGAGCCTTCGGCGGCACGATTCTCTTGGATGACGTCGACGAGTTGCCCCTCTCGATCCAAGCGGCCCTGGCACAAGCGCTCGACACGGGCACGCTCCGCCGCACCGGCAGTTCCACAGCCGTCCCGCTCAACGTGCGCGTCATCGCTGCCACGTCGAAGGATCTGCGAGAAGAGAGCAGCGCCGGTCGCTTCCGTGAGGACCTGTACTTCCGGCTCGCCGTGGTGACGGTTCCCGTGCCGCCGCTCCGTGCTCGCCTCGATGACCTTCCGCTGCTCGTGCAGCTCCTTTTGCCGAAGGCGAGCGACGGCGCCCCCATGCGCGTCAGCGCCGATGCGACGCGCGAGCTCAAGGGCTACGACTGGCCCGGCAACGTTCGCGAGCTCAGAAACGTCTTGGAGCGCACCGTTGCGCTCGCACGGGCCAGTGGCGAAACCGACATCAAGGGCTTTTACCTCAAGGCCACGCGAGCTCGTCACGAAGGAGGCCTCCTCGAATTCGAAGTCGGCGTCAGCTACCGCGACGCCCGCGCCCGCATCGAGAGCTCCTTCGAAGCGGCCTTCGTTCGCTGGATCCACGATCTTCACCGTGGCAACGTCTCCGCCGCCGCGCGCGCCGCGAAGATGGATCGCAAGTACCTCGCGGAGCTGATCCGCAAGCATGGCATCCGCTGA
- the serS gene encoding serine--tRNA ligase, whose translation MLDIQFIRQNEGAVRAAIQNKRLDLDLDLLLATDRERRETLTKIEAARAKKNQVAQSIPKASKEERPKLIEEGKAVKTEIETLEPALAAVEARFEDLMLRVPSIPRPEVPVGKGEEDNVEVRRWGTPRNFDFEPKDHVDLLQSLGMVAWDGPRRFAGARSYALMGAGAMLELAITRFTMDLLQNRGLNPVVVPVIVKERALVGTGFFPLGREEAYSIPADDLFLVGTSEVALVSMHTDEILEESQLPIRYAGISPCFRREAGAHGKDTRGLYRVHQFTKVEQVVFCVPDEAVAEKEHYAILANAEAMLQALEIPYRVAIACTGEIGLGQTRKHEVESWMPGRKAYAETHSCSTLGDFQTRRSNIRLRRTDGSLVFPYTLNNTAVASPRILIPLLENHQNADGSVTLPKALLPYMNGVEVLRPKG comes from the coding sequence ATGCTCGACATCCAGTTCATTCGCCAGAACGAGGGCGCGGTCCGCGCCGCCATCCAGAACAAGCGGCTCGACCTCGACCTCGATCTCCTTCTCGCCACCGATCGCGAACGTCGCGAGACGTTGACGAAGATCGAAGCGGCGCGCGCCAAGAAGAACCAGGTCGCGCAGTCGATTCCGAAGGCCTCCAAGGAAGAACGCCCGAAGCTCATCGAAGAGGGAAAAGCAGTCAAAACGGAGATCGAGACCCTCGAGCCCGCCCTCGCCGCCGTGGAGGCGCGCTTCGAGGATCTGATGTTGCGCGTGCCGAGCATTCCCCGGCCTGAGGTCCCCGTGGGCAAGGGCGAGGAAGACAACGTCGAGGTCCGCCGCTGGGGCACGCCGCGGAACTTCGACTTCGAGCCGAAGGACCACGTCGATCTCCTGCAGTCCCTGGGCATGGTGGCGTGGGATGGGCCGCGCCGCTTCGCTGGCGCGCGCTCGTACGCGCTCATGGGCGCCGGCGCGATGCTGGAGCTTGCCATCACGCGCTTCACGATGGACCTGCTCCAAAATCGCGGACTCAACCCGGTCGTCGTGCCCGTGATCGTCAAAGAGCGCGCGCTCGTCGGCACGGGGTTCTTCCCGCTCGGCCGCGAGGAGGCCTACTCGATCCCCGCCGATGACCTCTTCCTCGTGGGCACCAGCGAGGTGGCCCTCGTGTCGATGCACACCGACGAGATCCTCGAGGAGTCACAGCTCCCCATTCGCTACGCAGGCATCAGCCCGTGTTTCCGTCGCGAGGCCGGCGCCCACGGCAAGGACACGCGGGGCCTCTACCGGGTCCACCAGTTCACCAAGGTCGAGCAGGTGGTCTTCTGCGTCCCCGATGAGGCCGTCGCGGAGAAGGAGCACTACGCCATCCTGGCGAACGCCGAGGCGATGCTCCAGGCGCTCGAGATCCCCTATCGCGTGGCCATCGCGTGCACCGGCGAGATCGGGCTCGGGCAGACGCGCAAGCACGAGGTCGAGTCATGGATGCCAGGTCGCAAGGCCTACGCCGAGACCCATTCGTGCTCCACGCTCGGCGACTTTCAGACGCGACGCTCGAACATCCGCCTTCGTCGCACCGACGGCTCGCTCGTCTTTCCCTACACGCTCAACAACACGGCCGTCGCGAGCCCGCGAATTCTCATTCCGTTGCTCGAGAACCACCAGAACGCTGACGGCTCGGTCACGTTGCCTAAGGCCCTCTTGCCCTACATGAACGGCGTCGAGGTCTTGCGTCCCAAGGGCTGA
- a CDS encoding FecR domain-containing protein, translated as MSERDDERPLSEDVDLEAWDAAPPPRDFSERVVERIRAERSDGQGAAPKGRRFGSRATAVVIAASLAASVALAFRSPAPARGSAIARDRIELTMGSRARVVLEPGAELAWDGDDVVQSRGDVFYRVEPGARFRVKTPAGVIEVKGTCFGVRVAEMQKRDIKVAAAGAGAAALVLLGVYEGKVALSHDGQRAELGAGEAATFGGGRVERQSLADGQKAFDAKVAARGDEPLEAANQNLVNQVTDYKKRLEALSAQKVELEGKLSSTERALAAAQADGSAPRVKHDFDLSQDDWKELAKDGTVKARTPCIKPEGWAPSAEQLQRLGLAPDDAATLKTAYAQSNERIWAALRPLCAQAVNSAEVAEKLGPSTCQHLVLDVEGAKDGDATNEAMRLVGEIRSGARPMPGPGEKLHPVAKMFLAVTHEPKAFEDELARAFGPEEAHRIAYSDELCMSRSTWGRGPRKGK; from the coding sequence GTGAGCGAGCGAGACGACGAGCGACCGCTGTCCGAGGACGTGGACCTGGAGGCGTGGGACGCGGCGCCGCCGCCTCGCGATTTTTCGGAGCGCGTGGTGGAGCGCATCCGCGCCGAGCGCAGCGATGGTCAGGGGGCCGCGCCGAAAGGGCGTCGGTTCGGTTCGCGCGCGACGGCGGTCGTGATCGCGGCGTCGCTCGCCGCCAGCGTCGCGTTGGCGTTTCGGTCTCCAGCGCCCGCGCGAGGGTCGGCCATCGCGCGCGATCGCATCGAGCTCACGATGGGGTCACGTGCCCGCGTGGTCCTCGAGCCGGGCGCCGAGCTCGCGTGGGACGGTGACGACGTCGTTCAGTCGCGAGGTGACGTTTTTTATCGAGTGGAACCCGGTGCGCGTTTTCGCGTGAAGACGCCGGCGGGGGTCATCGAGGTCAAGGGAACTTGTTTTGGAGTGAGGGTGGCGGAGATGCAAAAGCGAGACATCAAGGTTGCGGCGGCGGGGGCAGGGGCGGCGGCGCTTGTGCTGCTCGGCGTGTACGAAGGCAAGGTCGCGTTGTCACACGACGGCCAGCGAGCGGAGCTTGGCGCGGGGGAGGCGGCTACCTTTGGCGGCGGGCGCGTCGAGCGGCAGTCGCTCGCAGACGGGCAGAAGGCCTTCGACGCGAAGGTCGCTGCGCGCGGAGACGAGCCGCTCGAGGCTGCCAATCAGAACCTCGTGAACCAGGTCACGGACTACAAGAAGCGCCTCGAGGCGCTCTCCGCCCAGAAGGTGGAGCTCGAGGGCAAGCTCTCCTCCACGGAGAGGGCGCTAGCGGCGGCGCAGGCCGACGGCTCGGCGCCGCGCGTCAAACACGACTTCGACCTCTCACAGGACGACTGGAAAGAGCTCGCCAAAGACGGCACCGTCAAGGCGCGCACCCCGTGCATCAAGCCCGAAGGGTGGGCGCCCTCGGCCGAGCAGTTGCAGCGGCTGGGCCTGGCACCGGACGACGCCGCGACGCTTAAGACGGCCTACGCGCAATCGAACGAGCGCATCTGGGCGGCGCTACGGCCCCTGTGTGCGCAAGCCGTGAACAGCGCCGAGGTGGCGGAGAAGTTGGGGCCCAGCACGTGCCAACACCTCGTCCTCGACGTGGAGGGAGCCAAAGACGGTGACGCGACCAACGAGGCGATGCGCCTCGTGGGGGAGATCCGCTCGGGTGCGCGGCCGATGCCAGGCCCCGGCGAGAAGCTGCATCCGGTCGCCAAGATGTTCCTCGCGGTTACGCACGAGCCCAAGGCGTTCGAAGACGAGCTGGCGCGCGCTTTCGGACCCGAGGAGGCCCACCGCATCGCTTACAGCGACGAGCTTTGCATGTCGCGCAGCACCTGGGGCCGGGGCCCGCGCAAGGGCAAGTGA
- a CDS encoding serine/threonine protein kinase, which produces MASAEASPPDNDDAPEPLRESVLLRIGRYELFDRIASGGMATVYLGRVVGDAGFRRTVALKRLHPHLAQEKSFVAMLRDEAHLASRIRHRSVVPVLDVVDTGTELLLVLEFVEGVSLGALMTRLRERGVPMPLDLACGILRGVLAGLGAAHAATDESGAPLDLVHRDVSPQNVLLGKDGIVRIVDFGIAKARGRLQTTDDGRLKGNFAYMAPEQARRKPVTAGADLFAAGVLAWEMLTGRRMHPDDDAAAVLTRVLYESPMRVSEFRDVSEAVDAVVAKALAKEPEARFRTAAEMSEAFGAALGTAGPGAVAAFLREHVGDELTALRRRIERVEGADRLSSEPPVAPTPDAAAVAPRVTEVVDAPALPAPTRQGRRLVALVVSAAVGGLLLAFAVSTLGGRAQEPTGAVPSAAPRLSPSATDDVATAAATSAATATATTTTTATASASASASVVGGRSEVPSLVDAFGRRPSIRPPRASVSVNPRLPTPAPSMSTTRPGLEGIPRERE; this is translated from the coding sequence ATGGCATCCGCTGAAGCTTCGCCCCCGGACAACGACGACGCGCCGGAGCCGCTCCGCGAGTCGGTCTTGCTGCGCATTGGGCGCTACGAGCTCTTCGATCGGATCGCGTCGGGCGGCATGGCGACGGTCTACCTCGGACGCGTGGTTGGCGACGCCGGGTTTCGGCGGACCGTCGCCCTCAAGCGCCTCCATCCTCACCTCGCCCAGGAGAAGAGTTTCGTCGCGATGTTGCGCGACGAGGCACACCTCGCGAGTCGCATCCGGCACCGCAGCGTCGTTCCCGTGCTCGACGTCGTGGACACCGGCACCGAGCTGCTCTTGGTTCTGGAATTTGTCGAAGGTGTCTCTCTCGGAGCCCTGATGACGAGGCTCCGCGAGCGCGGCGTTCCGATGCCGCTCGACCTCGCATGCGGAATCTTGCGCGGCGTGCTCGCGGGCCTTGGCGCGGCGCACGCAGCCACCGACGAGAGCGGCGCTCCCTTGGACCTCGTTCATCGCGACGTTTCTCCCCAAAACGTCCTCCTCGGCAAAGACGGAATCGTGCGCATCGTCGACTTCGGCATCGCCAAGGCTCGGGGCCGGCTCCAAACGACCGACGATGGCCGGCTGAAGGGCAACTTCGCGTACATGGCGCCGGAGCAAGCGCGGCGAAAGCCGGTCACCGCCGGCGCCGATCTCTTCGCCGCTGGCGTGCTCGCCTGGGAAATGCTGACGGGGCGCCGCATGCACCCCGACGACGACGCCGCGGCGGTGTTGACGCGCGTCCTCTACGAGTCGCCGATGCGCGTGAGCGAGTTCCGGGACGTCTCAGAAGCGGTGGACGCCGTCGTCGCTAAGGCGCTCGCCAAGGAGCCCGAGGCCCGCTTCCGAACGGCCGCCGAGATGAGCGAGGCCTTCGGAGCGGCGCTTGGGACTGCGGGGCCCGGCGCTGTCGCGGCGTTCCTGCGCGAGCACGTCGGCGATGAACTCACGGCCTTGCGACGCCGCATTGAAAGGGTCGAGGGTGCCGATCGCCTCTCGTCCGAGCCGCCCGTCGCGCCAACACCAGACGCGGCTGCGGTCGCTCCGCGCGTGACCGAGGTCGTCGATGCACCGGCGCTTCCGGCCCCGACGCGGCAGGGTCGGAGGCTCGTGGCTCTCGTCGTCAGTGCAGCCGTGGGCGGTCTGCTGCTCGCCTTCGCCGTGAGTACGCTCGGTGGTCGCGCCCAAGAGCCGACGGGCGCGGTTCCGTCGGCGGCGCCGAGGTTGTCACCGTCAGCGACGGACGACGTCGCGACTGCGGCTGCGACCTCCGCCGCGACCGCGACCGCGACCACGACCACGACCGCGACCGCGAGCGCGAGCGCGAGCGCGAGCGTGGTTGGGGGGCGCTCGGAGGTCCCGAGCCTTGTCGACGCGTTCGGACGTCGTCCGTCGATTCGCCCCCCGCGCGCCAGCGTTTCCGTGAACCCGCGGTTGCCCACGCCCGCACCATCGATGTCGACCACCAGGCCAGGCCTCGAAGGCATCCCCCGCGAGCGTGAGTAG
- a CDS encoding RNA polymerase sigma factor, translated as MMSGPTTKSMEPERPLPLEAAILERCRAQDPMAFRAFVVRHERMVFALLSRMLGRRPEVEDLAQETFVRAYRAFPGFDPHGTAKVSTWLLTIATRLALDLKKRRTVDAGPIEEADQVSAERPSTPELRLVRRQLGHAIAEAAATLPDDQRAALVLVELHGLSLAEVGEALGVPEATAKTKLFRAREKMRAALEPEWRRS; from the coding sequence ATGATGAGCGGCCCAACGACGAAGAGCATGGAGCCGGAGAGGCCGCTCCCGCTCGAGGCCGCCATCCTCGAGCGTTGCCGCGCGCAAGATCCGATGGCCTTTCGAGCCTTCGTGGTTCGGCACGAGCGAATGGTCTTTGCGCTGCTGTCGCGCATGCTCGGCCGACGGCCCGAGGTGGAGGATCTGGCGCAAGAGACGTTCGTGCGCGCCTATCGTGCGTTCCCCGGCTTCGACCCCCACGGGACGGCCAAGGTCTCGACGTGGCTTTTGACCATCGCGACGCGCCTCGCGTTGGATCTCAAGAAGCGGCGCACCGTCGACGCGGGGCCCATCGAGGAGGCCGACCAGGTGTCCGCTGAGCGCCCCTCGACGCCTGAGCTCCGCCTCGTGCGACGCCAACTCGGTCACGCCATCGCGGAGGCGGCAGCGACGCTCCCCGACGACCAACGCGCGGCTCTCGTGCTCGTCGAGCTTCACGGTTTGTCGCTCGCCGAAGTGGGCGAGGCGCTGGGCGTACCGGAAGCGACCGCGAAGACGAAGCTCTTTCGCGCACGCGAGAAGATGCGGGCCGCGCTCGAGCCCGAATGGAGGCGATCGTGA
- a CDS encoding sigma 54-dependent Fis family transcriptional regulator translates to METDGTHRQRRPGIPVRTLRAVVTEGPDAGLSFVAPEDVLTVGTAEGNGLRLTDRTVSRFHLELRRLNEGILTTDLGSTNGTRVAAATLDGARVVVDPGATIRIGSTTLRVEDGDEVVVRTFEIDSIGGLLGRSAVMQRLFASISQLGSTNAPVLIVGESGTGKELIARAIHEIASQDAPMATVDCAATVPALFASELFGHERGAFTGAEQRREGAFSLANHGTIFLDEIGELSPEIQSLLLGVLERRRFRRVGGSDDVTVDVRVISATHRDLRADVNAARFRLDLFFRLAVVTLRVPALRERREDIPLLVEHFLREAAFEGPVEAVFPEEAMRRLIAYHWPGNVRELRNVVEAAIVLGAPRDLGNLSSTESFGGAETFAAVRPLGYRAARKVVVDAFERDYLQALLERSGGSVRQAARVAQMDRSYLTELLQRHQIGERQKES, encoded by the coding sequence ATGGAAACCGACGGCACCCATCGCCAGCGTCGGCCTGGCATCCCCGTTCGCACGCTCCGCGCCGTCGTCACCGAAGGCCCCGACGCGGGCCTTAGCTTCGTCGCGCCGGAGGACGTCCTCACGGTGGGCACCGCCGAAGGCAACGGCCTCAGGCTAACCGATCGCACCGTTTCACGGTTTCACCTCGAGTTGAGGCGCCTCAACGAGGGCATCCTCACGACGGACCTGGGCTCGACCAACGGCACGCGCGTCGCCGCGGCCACGCTCGACGGCGCCCGCGTTGTCGTGGACCCCGGCGCCACCATCCGCATTGGCAGCACGACGCTCCGCGTCGAGGACGGCGACGAGGTCGTCGTTCGCACCTTCGAGATCGACTCGATAGGCGGTCTCCTGGGCCGCTCAGCGGTGATGCAGCGACTCTTCGCGAGCATCAGCCAACTTGGCTCGACGAACGCGCCGGTGCTCATCGTCGGCGAATCGGGCACCGGCAAAGAGCTCATCGCGCGGGCCATTCACGAGATCGCTTCGCAAGACGCCCCGATGGCGACCGTCGACTGCGCCGCCACCGTACCGGCGCTCTTCGCGAGTGAACTCTTCGGTCACGAACGCGGTGCGTTCACTGGTGCAGAACAGCGGCGCGAGGGCGCCTTCTCTCTCGCCAACCACGGGACCATTTTTCTCGATGAGATCGGTGAGCTGTCGCCGGAGATTCAGTCGCTGCTCTTGGGCGTCCTCGAACGGCGTCGCTTCCGTCGCGTAGGCGGAAGCGATGACGTGACGGTCGACGTCCGCGTCATCAGCGCCACGCATCGCGATCTTCGCGCTGACGTGAACGCGGCGCGGTTCCGCCTCGATCTCTTCTTCCGCCTCGCCGTGGTGACGCTGCGCGTTCCCGCGCTGCGGGAGCGGCGCGAAGACATTCCCTTGCTTGTGGAGCACTTCCTTCGCGAGGCGGCCTTCGAGGGGCCCGTCGAGGCCGTGTTTCCAGAAGAGGCCATGCGGCGCCTCATCGCCTACCACTGGCCCGGCAACGTGAGGGAGCTGCGCAACGTGGTCGAGGCCGCCATCGTCCTCGGCGCCCCCCGCGACCTTGGAAACCTCTCCTCGACGGAGAGCTTCGGCGGCGCGGAGACGTTCGCCGCCGTGAGGCCCCTCGGCTACCGCGCGGCGCGCAAGGTCGTCGTCGACGCCTTTGAACGCGACTACCTCCAGGCGTTGCTCGAGCGCTCCGGCGGCAGCGTGCGTCAAGCGGCTCGCGTCGCCCAGATGGATCGCTCGTACCTCACCGAGCTCCTGCAGCGCCACCAGATCGGCGAGCGGCAAAAGGAGTCCTAG